From Theileria orientalis strain Shintoku apicoplast DNA, partial genome, a single genomic window includes:
- a CDS encoding Rps12 — MTTLNQAIKRKKIKKNKKTILSNKPQIKGLLLSTVILSPKKPNSAKRKVALVKLKNGKKIKAYIPGEKSILKDNNKILIRGGNTKDLPGINYKVVLGVFNNYSLEQRLNKRSKYGVKLPKNS, encoded by the coding sequence atgacaaCACTAAATCAAGctataaaaagaaaaaaaattaaaaaaaataaaaaaaccaTACTAAGCAACAAACCCCAAATAAAAGGACTTTTATTAAGTACAGTTATATTATCCCCTAAAAAACCAAACTCAGCTAAAAGAAAAGTAGCTTTagtgaaattaaaaaacggtaaaaaaataaaagcaTATATACCCGGAGAAAAATCTATTTTAAAagacaataataaaattttaataaggGGCGGAAACACAAAAGATTTACCTGGAATTAACTATAAAGTCGTATTAGGGGtttttaacaattataGCTTAGAACAAAGACTAAATAAAAGATCTAAATATGGAGTAAAACTTCCAAAAAATTCTTAA
- a CDS encoding 50S ribosomal protein L16 produces the protein MSNLTFPRTVKYNNNHMYKLKNIKKPYKLDYGDWGIVADESNTITPNQIESARCCISRNIKNYGKMWIKILPNHIVSKKPKDSRMGAVDNSGVQKLQNINILNKD, from the exons atgtcTAATTTAACATTTCCTAgaactgtaaaatataataataaccatatgtataaattaaaaaatataaaaaaaccATACAAATTAGACTATGGAGATTGGGGAATAGTAGCCGACGAAAGTAATACAATAACTCCCAACCAAATAGAATCTGCAAGATGTTGTATATCTagaaatataaaaaattacgGTAAAATGTGGATAAAAATACTTCCTAATCATATAGTATCGAAAAAACCAAAAGACTCTAGAATGGGTGCAG tgGATAATAGCGGTGTACaaaaattacaaaatataaatatactaaataaAGATTAA
- a CDS encoding Rpl2: protein MTNDKGVKEFRYILKPNKKSYGNFIKFFDKVNKSFGDINCLNSFDINDKIYNIEFKPLIYSKICTSAECSSILLNKIKNYIKIKLPSNKRKQLNNKCYAMYGNSEKIITNITNKAGTKMLLGNRPKVRGSAMNACDHPHGGGEGKAPIGKKSIYSFKGKKVKGVKTVKIKNDYKNTYLKRKYKNLNKYFIFKTYNKNLRISSLFNNTTIKVYNGIRFIPIKIDSLKFGLKCKYIINNV, encoded by the exons ATGACTAATGATAAAGGAGTTAAAGAATTtagatatatattaaagccaaataaaaaatcttATGGAAATTTCATAAAATTTTTCGATAAAGTTAATAAAAGTTTTGGTGACATAAATTGCTTAAATAGCTTTGATATAAacgataaaatatataatatagaATTTAAACCTCTAATATACTctaaaatatgtacatCAGCAGAATGTAGCTCtatacttttaaataaaattaaaaattatataaaaataaaattaccgtctaataaaagaaaacaattaaataataaatgttatgCTATGTATGGTAATtctgaaaaaataattactaACATTACAAATAAAGCAGGTACTAAAATGTTACTTGGAAATAGACCAAAAGTTAGAGGATCAGCAATGAATGCATGTGATCACCCTCATGGGGGTGGGGAAGGTAAAGCCCCTATAGGTAAAAAATCTATATACTCATTTAAGggtaaaaaagtaaaaggaGTTAAAACcgttaaaataaaaaatgatt ataaaaacacatatttaaaaagaaaatataaaaatttaaataaatattttatttttaaaacatataataaaaatttaagaaTATCATCATTATTTAACAACACAACAATTAAAGTATATAACGGTATAAGGTTTATaccaataaaaattgaCTCTCTAAAATTCGgattaaaatgtaaatacataataaataatgtcTAA